In one window of bacterium DNA:
- a CDS encoding T9SS type A sorting domain-containing protein has product MKRFANSLPLLLLPVLLLLPALVAAQSSSNYVLVADVFDNGGGRADGSSNNLASHSIVGQAAVHHTSASANYEASSGAECMFCDKLTGTAVPSATIPMVMRLYQNYPNPFNPSTTIRYSLERGGTVELSVYNLLGERIDVLVSEYQNPGDYQLDYNAAALQSGVYIYRLQNEHGQLTKRMVLMK; this is encoded by the coding sequence ATGAAGCGCTTCGCAAATTCCCTGCCGCTGCTGCTGCTCCCTGTTCTGCTGCTGCTGCCCGCTCTGGTGGCTGCGCAGTCGAGCAGCAATTACGTGCTGGTCGCCGATGTGTTCGATAACGGAGGAGGACGGGCAGACGGCAGTTCAAACAACCTGGCATCTCACAGTATTGTTGGACAGGCGGCGGTGCACCATACCTCAGCCTCCGCGAACTACGAGGCATCGTCAGGCGCCGAATGCATGTTCTGCGACAAGCTGACAGGCACTGCGGTACCGTCGGCAACCATTCCCATGGTCATGCGCCTGTACCAGAACTATCCCAATCCCTTCAACCCCTCCACCACCATTCGCTATTCACTCGAGCGCGGTGGCACGGTGGAACTGTCTGTGTACAACCTGCTCGGAGAACGCATCGACGTGCTCGTTTCCGAGTATCAGAATCCGGGTGATTATCAGCTCGACTACAATGCGGCAGCGCTGCAGAGTGGTGTGTATATCTACCGGCTGCAAAACGAACATGGACAGCTGACGAAACGTATGGTGCTGATGAAGTAG